One stretch of Glycine soja cultivar W05 chromosome 7, ASM419377v2, whole genome shotgun sequence DNA includes these proteins:
- the LOC114419133 gene encoding histone-lysine N-methyltransferase family member SUVH9-like, whose translation MNFLFSRENLPPPPGIPIPATIAAANTTPNPILIPKLEPFDELLNTHTPQQQQQSQDPSFSNGSLDLDLDLDLKLVCDETPGAFSGDPSLLSDFNRLSQLFKTAFTNNNAVLDPIAQGLQQLQNDAVSDPLDGTTVVPPQSFQNSDPGMQQQQQYPNGAVSDPDSRAIVPVPEEGRSSSVAVTTPRQRRFKELVRLTDVGGPEQRHFRDVVRRTRMVYDSLRVLATVEDEGRVDARRGRSDLRASAVMRNCGLWLNRDKRIVGAIPGVCIGDVFLYRMELCVVGLHGQPQAGIDYLPASMSSNGEPIATSVIVSGGYEDDVDEGDVIIYSGHGGQDKHSRQVFHQKLEGGNLAMERSMHYGIEVRVIRGVRYEGAASATGRLYVYDGLYRIHECWFDVGKSGFGVYKYKLCRIDGQAKMGTVVMKEALMLRKDPLSFKPTCCLSLDVSNRKENVAVRLFNDIDPNYDPLQYEYLVKTNFPQFVFHQSGRGTGCECADGCVEGCFCAMKNGGDFPYNQSGILLRGKPLVFECGPFCRCPPHCRNRVTQKGLKNRLEVFRSRETGWGVRSMDLIQAGAFICEYTGVVLTREQARLLTMNGDSLIYPNRFTDRWAEWGDLSMIDSNFVRPSYPSIPPLDFAMDVSRMRNVACYMSHSSTPNVLVQFVLYDHNNLMFPRLMLFAMESIPPMRELSLDYGVADEWTGKLSICNE comes from the coding sequence atgaattttctcttttcacGGGAAAACCTTCCCCCACCTCCGGGAATCCCAATCCCCGCCACCATTGCCGCCGCCAACACCACCCCAAACCCAATTCTAATCCCAAAGCTCGAACCTTTCGACGAATTGCTCAACACCCACAcaccccaacaacaacaacaatctcaGGACCCCAGTTTTTCAAATGGGTCCCTTGACCTCGACCTCGACCTCGACCTCAAGCTCGTCTGCGACGAAACCCCCGGTGCTTTCTCTGGCGACCCAAGCTTGCTCTCAGATTTCAACCGTCTCTCTCAGCTTTTCAAAACCGCTTTCACCAACAACAACGCCGTTCTCGACCCCATCGCCCAAGGGCTCCAGCAGCTCCAAAACGACGCTGTTTCCGACCCTCTAGACGGCACTACCGTTGTTCCACCGCAGAGCTTCCAAAATTCGGACCCCGGgatgcagcagcagcagcagtacCCGAACGGGGCCGTTTCGGACCCGGATTCGCGGGCAATTGTGCCGGTCCCGGAGGAAGGGCGGTCCTCTTCGGTGGCGGTCACCACGCCGCGGCAGCGGCGCTTCAAGGAGCTGGTCCGCCTGACGGATGTCGGCGGGCCGGAGCAACGGCACTTCCGGGACGTGGTCCGCCGGACGAGGATGGTTTACGACTCCCTGCGCGTCCTGGCGACGGTGGAGGACGAGGGCCGGGTGGATGCCCGCCGGGGGCGCAGCGATCTGCGCGCCTCGGCGGTGATGAGGAACTGTGGCCTGTGGCTGAACCGTGACAAGAGAATTGTTGGTGCAATTCCCGGTGTCTGCATTGGTGATGTGTTCCTTTATAGGATGGAGTTGTGTGTTGTTGGCCTTCACGGTCAGCCTCAGGCTGGGATTGATTATCTCCCTGCTAGCATGAGTTCCAATGGTGAACCAATTGCCACTAGTGTCATTGTTTCTGGTGGTTATGAGGATGATGTTGATGAGGGTGATGTTATTATTTACTCTGGCCATGGTGGCCAGGACAAGCATTCTAGGCAGGTTTTCCACCAGAAGCTTGAGGGGGGGAACCTTGCAATGGAGAGGAGTATGCACTATGGGATTGAGGTGAGGGTCATTCGCGGAGTGCGGTATGAGGGTGCTGCCTCTGCTACTGGGAGGTTGTATGTGTATGATGGGTTGTATAGAATTCATGAGTGCTGGTTTGATGTGGGGAAGTCGGGTTTTGGGGTTTATAAGTATAAGCTGTGTAGGATTGATGGGCAGGCTAAGATGGGGACTGTGGTGATGAAGGAGGCGCTTATGCTTAGGAAGGATCCCTTGAGTTTCAAACCCACGTGTTGTTTGTCGCTTGATGTTTCAAATAGGAAGGAGAATGTGGCGGTTCGGCTTTTCAATGACATTGATCCTAACTATGACCCTCTGCAGTATGAGTATCTTGTGAAGACAAATTTTCCGCAGTTTGTGTTCCATCAGAGCGGGAGGGGGACAGGTTGTGAGTGTGCGGACGGGTGTGTTGAGGGGTGCTTTTGTGCCATGAAGAATGGAGGGGATTTTCCTTATAATCAGAGTGGGATTCTCTTGAGAGGGAAGCCTTTGGTTTTTGAGTGTGGCCCATTTTGTCGTTGTCCTCCTCATTGTCGGAACCGTGTCACGCAGAAGGGGTTGAAAAATAGGTTGGAAGTGTTCAGATCTAGGGAAACTGGTTGGGGAGTTAGGTCCATGGACCTTATTCAAGCTGGTGCTTTTATATGCGAGTACACAGGGGTTGTTCTGACTAGGGAGCAAGCACGGCTTTTGACTATGAATGGTGATTCCTTGATATATCCAAATCGGTTTACTGATAGGTGGGCAGAATGGGGGGACTTGTCTATGATAGACTCCAATTTTGTGCGTCCATCATATCCGTCAATACCTCCTTTGGATTTTGCCATGGATGTGTCAAGAATGAGGAATGTTGCTTGCTATATGAGTCATAGTTCAACTCCCAATGTGTTGGTTCAGTTTGTTCTGTATGATCACAATAATTTGATGTTCCCTCGCCTTATGCTATTTGCGATGGAGAGCATCCCTCCGATGAGAGAGCTCAGCCTTGATTATGGGGTAGCTGATGAGTGGACAGGAAAGCTCTCTATATGCAATGAATga